Proteins from one Cyanobacteria bacterium FACHB-DQ100 genomic window:
- a CDS encoding TVP38/TMEM64 family protein: MLQQALTWIQNFGALGTIVFMALYVLAAVLFIPGTILTLGAGAVFGVVWGSIYVFVGASCGAIAAFLIGRYLARGWVTQRIEGNPKFKAIDEAVAASGLKIVILTRLSPVFPFTLLNYAFGVTRVTLRDYAIGCVGMIPGTVMYVYIGSLAGSLATIGTTQLSQEAQSMQWAIRIVGLIATVIVSVYVTRIARKALQDNGLEQN; encoded by the coding sequence ATGCTGCAACAGGCTCTTACTTGGATTCAGAATTTTGGCGCGTTAGGTACGATCGTATTCATGGCTCTCTATGTTCTCGCTGCCGTTCTTTTCATTCCCGGAACGATTCTAACGCTCGGAGCGGGAGCCGTGTTTGGGGTGGTGTGGGGATCGATTTATGTGTTCGTTGGAGCGTCTTGCGGGGCGATCGCGGCGTTCTTGATTGGACGCTATTTGGCGCGGGGTTGGGTGACACAACGAATTGAAGGAAACCCAAAATTCAAAGCGATCGACGAGGCGGTGGCGGCATCGGGATTAAAAATCGTGATTTTGACTCGGTTATCGCCTGTGTTCCCGTTTACGTTGCTCAACTATGCGTTTGGAGTGACGCGGGTAACGCTGAGAGATTATGCGATCGGTTGTGTGGGCATGATTCCCGGCACTGTGATGTATGTGTATATCGGTTCGCTAGCGGGGAGTTTGGCAACGATCGGTACAACGCAATTGAGCCAAGAAGCACAATCGATGCAATGGGCAATTCGCATCGTCGGGTTGATTGCTACAGTGATTGTATCGGTGTATGTAACGCGAATTGCTCGAAAAGCATTGCAGGATAACGGTTTAGAACAGAATTAA
- a CDS encoding methyltransferase domain-containing protein, whose amino-acid sequence MTSSLSEQIKQFYDASSGLWEQTWGEHMHHGYYGADGKTRKERRQAQIDLIEELLNWANVTEAQQILDVGCGIGGSSLFLAEKFGATATGITLSPVQANRAIDRARSTHLNAQFQVADALNMPFADNSFDLVWSLESGEHMPDKVKFLQECYRVLKPGGTFVMATWCHRPTDKVPLTVDDQKRLAEIYRVYCLPYVISLPEYEAIAQGVGLQQIRTADWSRAVAPFWDVVIDSAFTPSAIFGLLTSGWTTIQAALSLGTMQQGYKRGLIKFGLLCGTKA is encoded by the coding sequence ATGACTTCATCGCTATCTGAACAAATCAAGCAATTCTACGATGCGTCTTCGGGACTGTGGGAGCAAACCTGGGGCGAGCATATGCACCACGGCTACTACGGCGCAGATGGCAAAACTCGAAAAGAGCGCAGACAAGCCCAGATTGATCTCATCGAAGAGTTGCTCAACTGGGCAAACGTCACTGAGGCACAGCAGATTCTAGATGTCGGCTGCGGGATCGGCGGAAGTTCACTGTTTCTAGCAGAAAAATTTGGTGCAACCGCAACGGGGATCACGCTTAGTCCAGTGCAGGCGAATCGAGCAATCGATCGAGCACGATCAACTCATCTCAACGCCCAGTTCCAAGTCGCAGATGCACTCAATATGCCCTTTGCCGACAATTCTTTTGATCTCGTTTGGTCACTTGAAAGTGGCGAGCATATGCCCGACAAGGTGAAATTTTTGCAGGAATGCTATCGCGTTCTCAAACCCGGCGGAACTTTTGTGATGGCAACCTGGTGTCATCGCCCGACGGATAAAGTGCCTTTAACCGTGGACGATCAAAAGCGTCTGGCTGAGATTTATCGCGTGTACTGTTTGCCGTATGTGATTTCGCTCCCCGAATATGAAGCGATCGCGCAGGGTGTCGGACTGCAACAGATTCGTACCGCAGATTGGTCAAGAGCCGTTGCGCCGTTTTGGGATGTAGTGATCGATTCGGCTTTCACTCCCTCCGCAATTTTTGGCTTGCTGACCTCTGGGTGGACAACGATTCAAGCCGCGCTGTCACTTGGAACAATGCAGCAGGGATACAAGCGTGGGTTAATTAAGTTTGGCTTACTCTGCGGCACGAAAGCCTAG
- the cobW gene encoding cobalamin biosynthesis protein CobW — MAAKIPVTVITGFLGSGKTTLIRHLLQNNQGRRIAVLVNEFGELGIDGELLKSCEVCPEDETSNIVELTNGCLCCTVQEEFLPTMLELLKRRDSLDCILIETSGLALPKPLIKAFRWHEIRNAATVDGVITVVDCEAVSTGTLAADLQAVEAQRQADPNLDHETPLQELFEDQLACADLVILNKTDLVDMEAQEQVRSLVEQELPRAVKIVENGRNDRELDPSLLLGFNAAVEENLAARPSHHDSEEEHDHDDEIQSTHLILDRSFDPNQLRSRLEKLVQEQEIYRVKGFVAVPDKPMRLVVQGVGSRFEHFYDRPWKPDELRQTRLVFIGKDLDSNRLAAQFA, encoded by the coding sequence ATGGCTGCAAAGATTCCGGTTACGGTCATTACTGGCTTTTTAGGCAGTGGAAAAACAACCCTCATTCGTCATTTGCTACAAAACAATCAAGGTCGGCGAATTGCAGTATTGGTCAATGAATTTGGAGAACTGGGGATCGATGGAGAACTCCTAAAATCCTGCGAAGTTTGCCCCGAAGACGAAACCAGCAACATTGTTGAACTCACCAACGGCTGTCTCTGCTGCACCGTCCAAGAAGAATTTCTTCCGACGATGTTGGAGTTACTCAAGCGTCGAGACAGCTTAGATTGCATTTTGATCGAAACTTCTGGTTTAGCATTGCCGAAACCATTAATCAAAGCATTCCGCTGGCATGAGATTCGCAATGCAGCAACCGTTGATGGTGTGATTACCGTTGTCGATTGCGAAGCTGTTTCCACAGGCACTCTTGCGGCTGATCTGCAAGCCGTTGAAGCCCAACGACAAGCTGATCCCAATCTCGATCACGAAACCCCACTGCAAGAACTGTTTGAAGATCAGCTTGCCTGTGCGGATCTGGTGATTTTGAATAAAACCGATCTCGTCGATATGGAAGCGCAAGAGCAAGTCCGATCGCTCGTCGAACAAGAACTTCCCAGAGCCGTGAAAATCGTCGAAAATGGGCGGAACGATCGCGAACTCGATCCAAGTTTGCTGCTTGGGTTCAATGCGGCAGTTGAAGAGAACTTAGCCGCTCGTCCAAGCCATCACGACAGCGAAGAAGAACACGATCACGATGATGAAATTCAATCGACGCATCTGATCCTGGATCGATCGTTTGATCCGAATCAACTGCGATCGCGCTTAGAAAAACTGGTTCAAGAGCAGGAAATCTACCGTGTGAAGGGATTTGTGGCGGTTCCTGATAAACCGATGCGATTAGTTGTTCAAGGGGTTGGCTCAAGATTCGAGCATTTCTACGATCGACCTTGGAAACCGGATGAACTGCGACAAACTCGATTGGTCTTTATCGGCAAAGATCTCGACTCCAATCGGTTAGCGGCACAGTTTGCTTAA
- a CDS encoding mercuric reductase, translating into MKNSLISPIDVHNELLVSRVHPLDWSNPQPAERYDLIVIGAGTAGLVVAAGAAGLGIGLKVALIEKHLMGGDCLNVGCVPSKTMIRSSRVVGEMQQARSFGVMPPDQIEVDFAAVMERVRRVRAEISENDSAQRFQELGVDVFLGEGKFLDREQIAVGDQILRFKKAVIATGARASHPDIPGLAEAGFLTNETVFSLTDRPNRLAIIGGGSIGCEMAQTFRRLGCEVTLFHNKNRLLDREDPEAAELLQQVFLKEGIQIVFNSSIDKVEKTNQGKVIHFNSQQTTVDEILVGAGRSPNVERLNLDAAGVNYNKKGVKVNDYLQTTNPRIYAAGDICMGWKYTHAADAAARIVIKNAFFSPFGLSRSKLSNLVMPRAIYTDPEIAQVGLSEAPNAEVIKIPLERVDRAIADEETNGFVKILHKKGSDQILGATIVARHAGEMISEITLAIVGKRGLNTLSSVIHPYPTQAEAIKKAADAYRKTLLTPNSQRLLAFLTKLS; encoded by the coding sequence ATGAAAAACTCACTCATTTCTCCGATCGATGTTCACAATGAATTGCTGGTTTCTCGCGTTCATCCGCTCGATTGGAGCAATCCACAACCTGCGGAACGGTATGACCTAATCGTAATTGGTGCGGGGACGGCGGGTTTAGTGGTTGCTGCAGGAGCGGCAGGATTAGGAATTGGGTTGAAAGTTGCCTTAATTGAGAAGCATCTCATGGGCGGCGATTGTCTCAATGTCGGCTGTGTGCCGTCGAAAACAATGATTCGATCGTCTCGCGTGGTCGGAGAAATGCAGCAGGCGCGATCGTTCGGAGTGATGCCACCGGATCAAATTGAAGTCGATTTTGCAGCCGTGATGGAACGGGTGCGGCGAGTGCGAGCGGAAATCAGCGAGAACGATTCAGCCCAACGATTTCAAGAACTTGGAGTTGATGTATTTCTGGGTGAAGGGAAATTTTTGGATCGAGAGCAGATTGCGGTTGGCGATCAAATTCTTAGATTCAAAAAAGCTGTAATTGCTACGGGAGCGCGTGCCAGCCATCCCGATATTCCAGGATTGGCGGAAGCAGGATTTTTGACGAATGAAACGGTCTTTTCATTAACCGATCGCCCGAATCGATTAGCAATTATTGGCGGCGGTTCGATCGGCTGTGAAATGGCGCAAACTTTCCGACGTTTGGGATGTGAAGTCACGCTATTTCATAACAAAAATCGATTGCTCGATCGTGAAGATCCCGAAGCCGCAGAACTCCTACAGCAAGTGTTTCTAAAAGAGGGAATTCAGATTGTTTTTAATAGCTCGATCGATAAAGTTGAAAAAACTAATCAGGGAAAAGTCATTCACTTCAATTCACAGCAGACTACGGTTGATGAAATATTAGTTGGAGCGGGTCGATCGCCCAACGTAGAGCGATTAAATCTAGATGCGGCTGGCGTTAATTACAACAAAAAAGGCGTGAAAGTGAATGATTATTTGCAGACTACAAACCCACGAATTTATGCAGCAGGTGATATTTGTATGGGCTGGAAATATACTCATGCAGCCGATGCCGCAGCGCGAATTGTGATTAAAAATGCGTTCTTTTCACCGTTTGGATTAAGTCGATCGAAGCTCAGCAATTTAGTCATGCCCAGAGCTATTTACACTGATCCTGAAATTGCCCAAGTTGGACTGAGTGAAGCTCCAAACGCTGAAGTTATCAAGATTCCGTTAGAGCGAGTCGATCGCGCAATTGCAGATGAAGAAACCAACGGATTTGTCAAAATTTTGCACAAAAAAGGATCAGATCAAATTTTGGGAGCAACGATCGTCGCCCGTCACGCAGGCGAAATGATTAGCGAAATTACTTTGGCGATCGTCGGCAAACGCGGTTTAAACACCTTATCCAGCGTGATTCATCCTTATCCCACGCAAGCCGAAGCGATCAAAAAAGCCGCAGATGCTTATCGAAAAACCCTGCTTACGCCAAATAGTCAGAGACTTTTAGCATTCTTGACCAAACTTTCATAA
- a CDS encoding heme oxygenase (biliverdin-producing), with protein MSSNLATKLREGTKKAHTMAENTGFIACFLKGTVEKESYRKLVANFYFVYSAMEEEMRRHKDHAILSKVYFPELERKEALEQDLAYYFGKNWREQVAPSRATQSYVARIHQVGSSNPELLIAHSYTRYIGDLSGGQILKKIAQNGMNLTEGEGTNFYEFKHISDEKAFKKEYRARLDSMAIDDAMADRIVEEANDAFGMNMEMFKELEGNLIKAIGLALFNALTRRRGRGSTELATAEN; from the coding sequence ATGAGCAGCAATTTAGCAACAAAACTTCGCGAAGGAACCAAGAAAGCTCACACAATGGCGGAGAACACAGGCTTCATCGCGTGTTTTCTAAAAGGAACGGTAGAAAAGGAGTCCTACCGTAAGCTCGTTGCAAACTTTTACTTTGTTTATTCGGCAATGGAAGAGGAAATGCGCCGCCACAAAGACCATGCAATCTTGTCAAAGGTGTACTTCCCCGAACTCGAACGTAAAGAAGCGCTAGAGCAAGATTTAGCTTATTATTTTGGCAAAAACTGGCGTGAGCAAGTTGCTCCTTCGAGAGCGACTCAATCCTACGTTGCACGAATTCACCAAGTTGGCAGCAGCAATCCTGAACTCCTGATTGCTCACTCTTACACCCGCTACATTGGTGACCTATCCGGCGGTCAAATTCTCAAGAAGATTGCCCAAAACGGCATGAATTTGACTGAAGGAGAAGGCACGAACTTCTATGAGTTCAAACACATCTCCGACGAGAAAGCCTTCAAGAAAGAGTATCGCGCTCGGCTCGATTCGATGGCGATCGACGATGCGATGGCTGATCGAATTGTTGAAGAAGCGAACGATGCGTTTGGCATGAACATGGAAATGTTCAAAGAGCTAGAAGGCAACTTGATTAAAGCGATCGGACTTGCTTTGTTTAATGCTCTCACCCGCAGACGCGGACGGGGTAGCACCGAACTGGCAACGGCAGAAAATTAG
- the hemJ gene encoding protoporphyrinogen oxidase HemJ — protein sequence MAYQWFKAFHIVGIVCWFAGLFYLPRLFVYHAEANEQPEPARSILKNQYQIMEKRLYRIIMTPALLLTITMAIGLIYTEPDVLKQPWLHIKLACVALLIVYDHLCLRIMKRLAADTCKMTGQQFRWFNEFPTVLFVIVVMLAVFKNDIPTSTTAWGIFGMVVAMGAFIQLYARKRRLAREQLAATSTSEVSA from the coding sequence ATGGCATATCAGTGGTTTAAGGCATTTCACATTGTGGGAATCGTCTGCTGGTTTGCGGGACTGTTTTATTTGCCCCGCCTGTTTGTCTATCACGCTGAAGCAAACGAGCAACCCGAACCCGCCCGCAGCATTCTCAAAAACCAATATCAAATCATGGAGAAGCGACTCTATCGCATCATCATGACCCCGGCATTGCTGCTCACAATCACAATGGCGATCGGGCTAATCTACACAGAACCCGATGTTCTCAAGCAGCCTTGGCTCCATATCAAGCTAGCGTGTGTCGCGCTTTTGATTGTTTACGATCATCTATGCTTGAGAATTATGAAACGCCTTGCTGCTGATACGTGCAAGATGACAGGGCAGCAGTTCCGCTGGTTTAATGAATTCCCCACCGTCTTGTTTGTTATCGTAGTCATGCTGGCGGTGTTTAAGAATGACATTCCCACCAGTACAACCGCTTGGGGCATTTTCGGCATGGTCGTGGCAATGGGAGCATTCATTCAGCTTTACGCCCGCAAGCGGCGCTTGGCGAGGGAACAACTTGCAGCAACCTCAACCTCAGAAGTTAGCGCATAA
- a CDS encoding Mo-dependent nitrogenase C-terminal domain-containing protein — MSESQFAFDFPLSSAGQPHSKLDLLKPIRSWLDSIEIHDRKSAHLVCKLIPAQCPFERDIKLFGRTIAHIPPMCKLNPLYDQFVGLRFRALCYLVDECGEMVV; from the coding sequence ATGTCTGAATCGCAATTTGCCTTTGATTTTCCACTTTCGTCGGCTGGTCAACCCCACTCCAAACTTGACTTACTGAAGCCAATCCGCAGCTGGTTAGATTCCATTGAAATTCACGATCGCAAATCTGCTCATCTCGTCTGCAAACTGATCCCCGCACAATGCCCGTTTGAGCGCGACATCAAACTCTTTGGACGCACGATCGCGCATATTCCGCCGATGTGCAAACTAAATCCGCTCTACGATCAGTTCGTGGGTCTGCGCTTCCGAGCATTGTGCTATCTGGTTGATGAATGCGGCGAAATGGTCGTTTAA
- a CDS encoding metallophosphoesterase, with amino-acid sequence MQPLFNQSVKVETLTVAIDNLPAHLDGTKLVQLSDLHYDGKRLSEKALNQAIEATNQAEADLVVITGDFVTDDPAPIYELAKRLKHVEARSGIYGILGNHDLYGRNSKQIITDALAQVEIQVLWNEVAYPLGEGLALVGLADYWTGAFKQKAGAVMEQLPADLARIVLAHNPDCADSLQKYRVDLQLSGHSHGGQIIIPGILNVSVLSAYLYRNLPKQVRHRIPVLAACYRVMKHWEWVKGFHQVGNNRLYVNRGLGTYFPGRLFCAPEVTVITLKHKAAELAQEESMMVSAAP; translated from the coding sequence ATGCAGCCCCTATTCAATCAGTCTGTCAAAGTCGAAACCCTGACCGTTGCGATCGACAATCTCCCTGCTCATTTAGATGGAACAAAACTCGTTCAACTTTCGGATTTACATTACGACGGCAAGCGTTTATCTGAGAAAGCGCTGAACCAAGCGATCGAGGCAACCAATCAAGCCGAAGCCGATCTTGTGGTGATCACAGGCGATTTTGTCACCGACGATCCGGCTCCAATCTATGAGTTAGCCAAGCGATTGAAACACGTAGAAGCGCGATCGGGCATCTATGGAATTTTGGGCAATCATGATTTGTACGGTCGCAACAGCAAGCAAATCATTACCGATGCCCTCGCACAAGTTGAAATTCAAGTGCTGTGGAATGAGGTCGCCTACCCGCTTGGCGAAGGACTTGCACTGGTTGGTCTAGCTGATTATTGGACAGGTGCATTTAAGCAAAAAGCAGGGGCGGTAATGGAGCAACTTCCCGCAGATTTGGCGCGGATTGTCCTCGCGCATAACCCTGACTGCGCCGATTCTCTGCAAAAATATCGCGTAGATCTACAGCTTTCGGGGCATAGCCACGGTGGACAAATCATTATTCCGGGAATTTTGAATGTCTCAGTTCTGTCTGCCTATTTGTACCGCAATCTACCTAAGCAAGTTCGGCATCGTATTCCTGTGTTAGCCGCTTGTTACCGCGTGATGAAACACTGGGAATGGGTGAAAGGCTTTCATCAAGTCGGAAATAATCGGCTGTATGTGAATCGCGGTTTAGGAACCTATTTTCCAGGGCGATTATTCTGTGCGCCAGAAGTGACAGTCATTACGCTAAAGCACAAAGCGGCTGAACTTGCTCAGGAAGAGAGCATGATGGTCAGCGCTGCACCATAG
- a CDS encoding terminase small subunit codes for MFDGKLTQKQRRFAEAIFKGESATDAYVLAGYKATKRTIAGVEGCKLLKNPSISAYLSYLKGQVEEKIVIDEARLIRELQSIAFARIDHLLDLDTGEMLPKDELLKSNALACVSDFSVDEIESGEGIKRKRKLKMFSKVQAIETLLKISGYSQELALGLRICESYGIKLRQNERSEWEVIK; via the coding sequence GTGTTCGACGGTAAGCTTACGCAGAAACAAAGGCGATTTGCTGAGGCTATCTTCAAAGGAGAGAGCGCGACAGATGCTTATGTTTTAGCGGGATACAAAGCGACTAAGCGAACGATCGCAGGCGTTGAGGGTTGCAAACTTCTAAAAAACCCTAGCATTTCAGCCTATTTATCCTATTTGAAAGGACAAGTAGAGGAAAAAATCGTTATCGATGAAGCGCGATTAATCCGAGAGCTTCAATCAATCGCATTTGCCAGAATAGATCACCTGCTTGATCTTGATACTGGCGAAATGCTACCGAAAGATGAGCTATTGAAATCGAACGCTCTAGCCTGCGTGAGTGACTTTAGCGTTGATGAAATTGAATCAGGCGAAGGGATTAAACGAAAGAGAAAACTTAAGATGTTTTCCAAGGTACAAGCGATTGAGACTTTATTAAAAATCAGTGGATACAGTCAAGAATTAGCGCTAGGGTTGAGAATTTGTGAATCTTACGGGATTAAGTTACGACAGAATGAAAGAAGCGAATGGGAAGTTATCAAATGA
- the tatC gene encoding twin-arginine translocase subunit TatC, with protein MTAPSELETSSTPVVADDSPSELAPAQPATLEDDDNIIDDVEMSLFDHLEELRQRIFYSLIAIVVCIIGCFIYVRPLVQFLEVPAVGVKFLQLAPGEYFFVSMKVAGYSGLVLAAPMILYQIVAFVLPGLTRREKRFLAPVILGSSVLFLGGLAFSYALLIPAALNFFISYGAEVVEQAWSIDRYFEFVLLLMFSTGLAFQIPVVQALLGFLGIVSSKTMLSGWKYVLLGSAILGAVITPSTDPLTQSLLGGAVLGLYFGGIGIVKLLGK; from the coding sequence ATGACTGCTCCTTCGGAACTCGAAACCTCTTCTACTCCAGTCGTTGCCGACGATTCCCCTAGTGAATTGGCTCCCGCGCAACCCGCCACGCTCGAAGATGACGACAATATCATTGATGATGTTGAGATGTCGCTGTTCGACCACCTGGAGGAATTGCGGCAGCGGATTTTTTATTCGTTGATTGCGATCGTCGTTTGCATCATCGGGTGCTTTATCTATGTCAGACCTCTGGTGCAATTTCTTGAAGTGCCTGCTGTGGGCGTGAAATTTCTTCAGCTTGCACCCGGAGAGTATTTCTTTGTTTCGATGAAGGTTGCAGGCTACAGCGGATTAGTGCTGGCAGCCCCTATGATTTTGTATCAGATTGTGGCGTTTGTGCTGCCTGGATTAACGCGGCGAGAAAAGCGATTTCTAGCTCCTGTGATTTTAGGATCAAGCGTTCTGTTTCTAGGAGGATTAGCGTTCTCTTATGCGTTATTGATTCCCGCTGCGCTGAACTTCTTCATCTCTTACGGTGCAGAAGTGGTTGAGCAGGCTTGGTCGATCGATCGCTATTTCGAGTTCGTTTTACTGCTGATGTTTAGCACGGGTTTAGCATTTCAAATCCCAGTGGTTCAAGCCTTGCTTGGATTCTTAGGCATTGTCTCGTCAAAAACAATGCTATCCGGCTGGAAGTATGTCCTACTTGGCTCTGCGATTCTTGGAGCCGTCATCACGCCATCCACCGATCCTCTGACTCAGAGTCTATTAGGTGGCGCAGTTTTAGGGTTGTATTTCGGTGGAATTGGAATCGTCAAGCTTTTAGGTAAGTAG
- a CDS encoding homogentisate phytyltransferase, producing MNRISPRSPHANPIQRWLYAFWKFSRPHTVIGTSLSVLGLYLIVLGSDRPLLPTAWLAPLIACLCGNIYIVGLNQLEDIAIDKINKPHLPLASGEFSARQGQTIVFLTGMLAVAIAATQSSYLLGMVGLSLAIGTLYSLPPVRLKRFPFWASLCIFTVRGAIVNLGLFLHFNQGFPIPAKVWALTAFILVFTFAIAIFKDMPDTEGDRQYNIRTLTLKLGQRPVFNLARAVLTGCYLSIIAIAFFLPGVNAPFLVISHLIALCLIWFRSYKIDLQNKAEVTRFYQFIWKLFFLEYLLFPAACLLS from the coding sequence ATGAATCGAATTTCGCCCCGATCGCCGCACGCTAACCCCATTCAACGCTGGCTCTACGCTTTCTGGAAATTCTCCCGCCCTCATACAGTGATCGGAACATCACTGAGCGTTCTTGGACTTTATCTAATTGTTCTCGGCAGCGATCGCCCACTCCTACCGACTGCTTGGCTTGCCCCCTTAATTGCGTGTTTATGTGGCAATATCTACATCGTTGGATTGAATCAGCTTGAAGATATTGCGATCGACAAAATTAATAAGCCGCATCTGCCGCTTGCTTCGGGTGAGTTCTCGGCTCGACAAGGACAAACGATCGTCTTTTTAACAGGAATGCTTGCCGTGGCGATCGCTGCCACTCAAAGTTCTTACCTGCTTGGAATGGTGGGATTGAGTCTAGCGATCGGCACACTGTACTCGTTGCCCCCGGTGCGATTGAAGCGATTTCCGTTCTGGGCTTCGCTCTGCATCTTTACGGTCAGAGGCGCGATCGTCAATCTAGGATTATTTCTCCATTTCAATCAAGGCTTTCCCATTCCCGCAAAAGTTTGGGCATTAACCGCATTTATTTTGGTGTTCACGTTCGCGATCGCCATCTTCAAAGATATGCCTGATACTGAAGGCGATCGCCAGTACAACATTCGGACATTGACGCTCAAACTTGGACAGCGACCCGTGTTTAATTTGGCACGAGCCGTTTTAACCGGATGTTATTTATCGATCATTGCGATCGCCTTCTTTCTACCCGGAGTAAACGCACCCTTTCTGGTAATCAGCCACCTGATTGCATTATGTTTAATTTGGTTTCGGAGTTACAAAATTGATTTGCAAAATAAAGCAGAAGTGACGCGCTTTTATCAATTTATTTGGAAACTGTTTTTCCTAGAATATTTGCTTTTTCCGGCGGCGTGTCTGCTAAGTTAA
- a CDS encoding SH3 domain-containing protein has product MNFKTVLSTIVSFGMVALSSLPALARDVVLRADSANSRVSLRSTPSNNAPALASAPSGNRVQVIVQRPGANGVTWYYVRSSTGAEGWIDAIYTRPVNRGGLGFNDRTETDRSRRYLIQQYEVRLFSERSQVFLNVFDRNRNRTVANGVPVSVISGRDGVTYTGRNVVLFVHNTRDEKTITITR; this is encoded by the coding sequence ATGAATTTCAAAACTGTTTTATCCACGATCGTATCTTTTGGGATGGTGGCGCTGAGTAGTTTGCCTGCTTTGGCTAGAGATGTTGTGCTAAGAGCGGATTCTGCCAACTCTAGAGTGAGCCTACGATCGACTCCGAGTAACAATGCGCCCGCGCTTGCATCAGCGCCTTCGGGAAATCGAGTACAGGTCATCGTTCAGCGACCTGGAGCGAATGGAGTCACCTGGTATTACGTGCGGTCTTCTACAGGTGCGGAAGGCTGGATCGATGCAATCTATACTCGTCCTGTCAATCGCGGCGGTTTAGGGTTCAATGACAGAACTGAGACTGATAGAAGTCGCCGCTATCTGATCCAGCAATACGAGGTCAGACTCTTTTCCGAAAGATCGCAGGTCTTTCTGAATGTGTTCGATCGCAATAGAAATCGAACGGTCGCGAATGGGGTGCCCGTCAGCGTAATCAGCGGCAGGGACGGTGTAACTTATACAGGTCGAAACGTGGTGCTGTTTGTTCATAACACCCGCGATGAAAAGACCATCACAATCACTCGGTAA